The following are from one region of the Bacillota bacterium genome:
- a CDS encoding transposase zinc-binding domain-containing protein encodes MLAACITRAEVYTPRSPRKNQYYRCVEAHFEELERVWDVRYQKQYGYWRPYVLDVIYKYLDCGDLHQGFACVKCDDCHHEYLLPFSCKRRHFCPSCHQKRVIEFGEQLYEEVMEKVPHRQWVFSIPKRLRPYFMYDRKLLAKLSLCAWRVLSEYLKTSVSVDDPLPGGMRKKAENNDDAISELVTVESDISRKKFRKNWARLIRKIYNVDPLLCPKCGSEMRIISFIEDDATIKKILMHLGLWMTLNHDPPSGEKDRITLHIQSHRSFEWWEAVNHASGNNVYNDRIFQMPYEDEYSQLIPYEY; translated from the coding sequence ATGCTTGCTGCTTGTATCACCAGGGCTGAAGTATATACACCACGAAGCCCCCGCAAAAATCAATACTACCGGTGTGTGGAAGCACATTTTGAAGAACTGGAACGAGTATGGGATGTACGGTACCAAAAACAATATGGGTATTGGCGGCCTTATGTGCTGGATGTAATATATAAATATCTGGACTGTGGCGACCTTCACCAGGGTTTTGCATGTGTCAAATGCGATGACTGTCATCATGAGTACCTGCTCCCTTTCTCCTGCAAGAGGCGTCATTTTTGTCCTTCCTGTCATCAAAAGCGTGTTATAGAATTCGGTGAACAGCTCTATGAAGAAGTAATGGAAAAAGTGCCCCACCGGCAATGGGTATTCAGTATACCAAAACGGCTCCGTCCGTATTTCATGTATGACCGGAAGCTTCTAGCAAAGCTCAGTCTTTGCGCATGGCGTGTATTGTCCGAATATCTTAAGACAAGTGTGTCCGTAGATGACCCCCTACCCGGTGGAATGAGGAAAAAGGCAGAAAATAATGATGATGCCATATCCGAACTTGTAACGGTTGAGTCTGATATCTCAAGGAAGAAATTCCGCAAGAACTGGGCACGGCTTATCCGGAAAATATATAATGTCGACCCGCTTTTATGTCCAAAATGCGGCAGCGAAATGCGAATTATTTCATTCATCGAGGATGACGCTACAATAAAGAAGATACTGATGCATCTGGGACTCTGGATGACTTTGAACCACGACCCACCATCAGGAGAAAAAGACCGGATCACTTTGCACATACAATCACATAGGAGTTTTGAATGGTGGGAGGCTGTAAATCATGCTTCAGGCAATAATGTTTACAATGACAGAATCTTTCAAATGCCATATGAAGATGAGTACTCACAGCTGATACCTTACGAGTATTGA